The proteins below come from a single Aegilops tauschii subsp. strangulata cultivar AL8/78 chromosome 6, Aet v6.0, whole genome shotgun sequence genomic window:
- the LOC109758589 gene encoding NAC domain-containing protein 92, with amino-acid sequence MGLRDIEMTLPPGFRFYPSDEELVCHYLHGKVANQRLSGGAAGAMVEVDLHVHEPWELPDVAKLSTNEWYFFSFRDRKYATGLRTNRATRSGYWKATGKDRVIRSPRSSSSLSGRAAIVGMRKTLVFYRGRAPKGTKTCWVMHEFRIENPHSPPKEDWVLCRVFHKKKADTDYAMDGEPELGGGAVCGSNYLSSSSCHDPEQYHHSPMASFPSIGAGGDHYQLLPCDHHHPHGAAGVSLNDVHPFDGMPQLLSYDSILDFSQQVQGGRSAAACLRAGADDQCDGALMDLGLEEHYNYNSLM; translated from the exons ATGGGGCTGAGGGACATCGAGATGACGCTGCCGCCGGGGTTCCGCTTCTACCCGAGCGACGAGGAGCTGGTGTGCCACTACCTGCACGGCAAGGTGGCCAACCAGCGCCTCTCCGGAGGAGCCGCCGGGGCCATGGTGGAGGTCGATCTGCACGTCCACGAGCCATGGGAGCTGCCAG ATGTGGCGAAGCTGAGCACAAACGAGTGGTACTTCTTCAGCTTCCGCGACCGCAAGTACGCGACGGGGCTGCGCACGAACCGCGCCACCAGGTCCGGCTACTGGAAGGCCACCGGCAAGGACCGCGTCATCCGCAGCCCGAGGTCGTCGTCATCCCTCTCTGGCCGTGCCGCCATCGTCGGCATGCGCAAGACCCTCGTGTTCTACCGCGGCCGTGCGCCCAAAGGCACCAAGACCTGCTGGGTCATGCACGAGTTCCGCATCGAGAACCCTCACTCCCCACCCAAG GAGGACTGGGTGTTGTGCAGAGTTTTCCACAAGAAGAAAGCCGACACGGACTACGCCATGGATGGCGAGCCGGAGCTCGGCGGCGGTGCCGTGTGCGGATCCAACTACCTAAGCTCCTCGTCCTGCCACGATCCGGAACAGTATCACCACTCGCCTATGGCGTCGTTCCCTTCCATCGGCGCGGGCGGCGACCATTACCAGCTCCTGCCCTGTGATCATCACCACCCACACGGCGCGGCAGGCGTCTCGCTCAACGATGTCCACCCCTTTGACGGCATGCCGCAACTGCTGAGCTATGACAGTATCCTCGACTTCAGCCAGCAAGTCCAGGGCGGACGCAGTGCAGCGGCTTGTTTGAGAGCCGGCGCAGATGATCAGTGTGATGGGGCGCTGATGGACCTAGGGCTGGAGGAGCACTACAACTACAACAGCTTGATGTAG